Proteins from one Syngnathus scovelli strain Florida chromosome 9, RoL_Ssco_1.2, whole genome shotgun sequence genomic window:
- the LOC125975108 gene encoding transcription factor E2F3 isoform X1, with amino-acid sequence MRRGISSAPDKVILAGVGGSHLDNNIILTTLSDRLNPVQGNATYIQIITTPPPCNVTQTSNVCLSEPSINNIYTTPQQAAANGTGHRPALGRPPAKRRLALDDSDHQYQLEPPRTPRGRGSGTIANGAHLKTPKTPKSPPERTRYDTSLGLLTKKFVDLLAQSVDGVLDLNIAAETLQVQKRRLYDITNVLEGIHLIKKKSKNNIQWMGCSLLEVEGSLNQRQRLTAEVTALAEEERRLDQLIQRCSLDAKHMSESPSNEKFAYVTYEDINQIGDLHDQTVIVIKAPSDTKLEVSDPDESLSIHLTSTRGPIEVLLCPDENDLSSPVKNGGMDINGNSPFLKVPQEPTVPTTSTGTSATVSVTTLSPISSQYTSLLQQTEDQMPSSLGPFLNLGPPLLEQDDYLLSLGDDQGISDLFDTCDFDKMPSLGLDDLLGS; translated from the exons ATGAGAAGAGGGATCTCTTCGGCTCCGGACAAAGTGATTTTAGCGGGCGTTGGGGGCTCCCATTTAGACAATAATATCATTTTGACAACGCTCTCGGATCGTTTAAACCCTGTGCAAGGCAACGCTACTTATATCCAAATAATAACGACACCGCCGCCTTGCAACGTAACCCAGACCTCCAATGTATGTTTATCCGAGCCCTCGATAAACAACATTTACACAACACCACAACAAGCTGCAGCAAATGGAACAGGACATCGACCCGCATTGGGGAGACCACCG GCCAAAAGGCGACTGGCTCTTGACGACTCAGACCACCAGTACCAGTTGGAACCACCAAGGACTCCAAGAGGCAGAGGGAGCGGTACAATAGCCAATGGAGCACATTTAAAAACACCGAAAA CGCCCAAGTCTCCGCCAGAGAGGACGCGGTATGACACGTCCCTGGGCCTCCTAACAAAGAAGTTTGTGGACCTGCTCGCTCAGTCTGTTGATGGGGTTTTGGACCTAAATATTGCTGCGGAAACATTGCAG GTGCAGAAAAGAAGGCTGTATGACATCACTAACGTACTTGAGGGCATTCACCTCATCAAGAAGAAATCAAAGAACAACATTCAATGGAT GGGCTGTAGTCTGTTGGAGGTTGAGGGCTCACTGAACCAGAGACAAAGACTGACGGCGGAAGTTACTGCACTGGCGGAAGAAGAGCGCAGACTCGACCAGCTCATCCAAAGATGCAGCCTGGATGCGAAGCACATGAGCGAGTCGCCGAGCAATGAGAA ATTTGCTTATGTCACATATGAAGACATCAATCAGATCGGGGACCTTCATGATCAGACTGTTATTGTTATCAAAGCGCCCTCAGACACTAAGCTAGAAGTATCGGACCCTGATGAG AGTCTATCCATCCACTTGACCAGTACCAGAGGTCCTATAGAGGTTCTGTTGTGTCCAGACGAGAATGATCTCAGTAGTCCGGTGAAGAATGGCGGCATGGACATCAATGGGAACTCGCCTTTCCTCAAAGTCCCTCAAG AGCCCACCGTCCCGACAACGTCCACTGGCACCTCCGCCACTGTGTCCGTCACGACTCTCTCGCCCATCTCGTCACAGTACACCAGTCTTCTCCAGCAAACAGAAGACCAGATGCCCTCATCGCTAGGGCCCTTTTTGAACCTGGGGCCACCTCTTCTAGAGCAAGATGACTACCTTTTGAGTTTGGGAGATGACCAGGGAATCAGCGAcctgtttgacacctgtgactttGATAAGATGCCATCGCTCGGCCTGGACGACCTCCTGGGCAGCTAG
- the LOC125975108 gene encoding transcription factor E2F3 isoform X2: protein MLLSSPQPRCQMETLAKRRLALDDSDHQYQLEPPRTPRGRGSGTIANGAHLKTPKTPKSPPERTRYDTSLGLLTKKFVDLLAQSVDGVLDLNIAAETLQVQKRRLYDITNVLEGIHLIKKKSKNNIQWMGCSLLEVEGSLNQRQRLTAEVTALAEEERRLDQLIQRCSLDAKHMSESPSNEKFAYVTYEDINQIGDLHDQTVIVIKAPSDTKLEVSDPDESLSIHLTSTRGPIEVLLCPDENDLSSPVKNGGMDINGNSPFLKVPQEPTVPTTSTGTSATVSVTTLSPISSQYTSLLQQTEDQMPSSLGPFLNLGPPLLEQDDYLLSLGDDQGISDLFDTCDFDKMPSLGLDDLLGS, encoded by the exons ATGCTTTTGAGTTCACCTCAGCCTCGCTGCCAGATGGAAACATTG GCCAAAAGGCGACTGGCTCTTGACGACTCAGACCACCAGTACCAGTTGGAACCACCAAGGACTCCAAGAGGCAGAGGGAGCGGTACAATAGCCAATGGAGCACATTTAAAAACACCGAAAA CGCCCAAGTCTCCGCCAGAGAGGACGCGGTATGACACGTCCCTGGGCCTCCTAACAAAGAAGTTTGTGGACCTGCTCGCTCAGTCTGTTGATGGGGTTTTGGACCTAAATATTGCTGCGGAAACATTGCAG GTGCAGAAAAGAAGGCTGTATGACATCACTAACGTACTTGAGGGCATTCACCTCATCAAGAAGAAATCAAAGAACAACATTCAATGGAT GGGCTGTAGTCTGTTGGAGGTTGAGGGCTCACTGAACCAGAGACAAAGACTGACGGCGGAAGTTACTGCACTGGCGGAAGAAGAGCGCAGACTCGACCAGCTCATCCAAAGATGCAGCCTGGATGCGAAGCACATGAGCGAGTCGCCGAGCAATGAGAA ATTTGCTTATGTCACATATGAAGACATCAATCAGATCGGGGACCTTCATGATCAGACTGTTATTGTTATCAAAGCGCCCTCAGACACTAAGCTAGAAGTATCGGACCCTGATGAG AGTCTATCCATCCACTTGACCAGTACCAGAGGTCCTATAGAGGTTCTGTTGTGTCCAGACGAGAATGATCTCAGTAGTCCGGTGAAGAATGGCGGCATGGACATCAATGGGAACTCGCCTTTCCTCAAAGTCCCTCAAG AGCCCACCGTCCCGACAACGTCCACTGGCACCTCCGCCACTGTGTCCGTCACGACTCTCTCGCCCATCTCGTCACAGTACACCAGTCTTCTCCAGCAAACAGAAGACCAGATGCCCTCATCGCTAGGGCCCTTTTTGAACCTGGGGCCACCTCTTCTAGAGCAAGATGACTACCTTTTGAGTTTGGGAGATGACCAGGGAATCAGCGAcctgtttgacacctgtgactttGATAAGATGCCATCGCTCGGCCTGGACGACCTCCTGGGCAGCTAG
- the mboat1 gene encoding lysophospholipid acyltransferase 1 produces the protein MAERIDNVYRTTGSQWLLPVTEFLGFPLALVNFLACQLFALSFAFWFRLYLSPRRSSPLVRHTVAALLGVIFIIFCFGWYSTHLLAVVLANYLIIIQADISNVHRYSMVVAMGYLTVCQVSRVLIFKYEILSTDFSGPLMIMTQKITSLAFQLHDGMCKKADDLTAEQKLLAISAKPTLVEYLSYNLNFMSVLVGPFNNYKDYINFIEGTHISSKLKQQRASMTNGKNGYHKCPDLSPLNAVCQKLLVCCVCMLFFLIITRSLPITYNVHPHFVSHAPFITRLTYAFFSIQAARPKFYFAWTLGDAINNAAGFGFSGMDEHGKASWNLLSNLNIMRVETATSFKTFIDNWNIQTGNWLKMVCYNRAPRHRLVLTFILSALWHGIYPGYYFTFITAIPVTLAARAVRKSFRHYFLGSRSLKLAYDVLTWASTQLAICYMVMPFLLLAVEPTMVYYRSMYFYMHILSILAVIVLHPKFKSKVISAITKATTHISFSQCLSVHCNNNDKTH, from the exons ATGGCCGAGCGCATAGACAATGTATATCGGACCACTGGTTCTCAGTGGCTGCTGCCTGTTACTGAATTTTTGGGATTTCCTCTCGCACTG GTGAACTTTCTGGCGTGTCAGCTATTCGCTCTGTCGTTTGCCTTCTGGTTTCGTCTCTACCTCAGTCCTCGACGGAGCAGTCCCCTGGTGAGGCACACGGTGGCTGCTCTGCTTGGTGTCATATTCATCATTTTCTGCTTTGGATG GTACTCCACTCACCTCCTGGCAGTGGTGCTTGCAAACTACCTTATTATCATCCAAGCTGACATCAGCAATGTACACAG GTATTCTATGGTGGTGGCGATGGGATACCTGACTGTGTGTCAAGTGAGCCGAGTCCTCATCTTTAAATATGAAATACTGTCCACTGACTTCTCCGG GCCACTGATGATAATGACCCAGAAGATTACCTCACTTGCATTCCAGCTCCATGACG GTATGTGTAAGAAAGCTGACGATCTGACCGCAGAACAGAAGCTACTGGCAATATC TGCGAAACCTACTCTCGTCGAGTACCTGAGTTACAATCTCAACTTCATGAGCGTGTTGGTGGGACCGTTCAATAATTACAAGGACTACATCAACTTCATTGAGGGCACACACATCAGCAGCAAGCTCAAGCAGCAACGCGCCAGCATGACCAACGGCAAAAATGGCTACCACAAATGTCCTGACCTGTCACCTCTG AACGCTGTCTGTCAAAAGTTATTGGTGTGCTGTGTTTGCATGCTCTTCTTCTTGATCATCACACGGTCGCTGCCAATAACGTACAACGTCCACCCCCACTTTGTCAGCCACGCCCCTTTCATCACCCGACTCACCTAcgcatttttttccattcaagcTGCAAGACCCAAATTCTACTTTGCTTGGACCCTAG GTGATGCCATCAACAATGCTGCCGGGTTTGGTTTCTCAGGAATGGATGAACATGGAAAAGCTTCCTGGAACCTCCTCAGTAACCTGAATATCATGCGAGTTGAG ACAGCAACCAGCTTCAAGACGTTCATTGACAACTGGAACATACAAACGGGAAATTGGCTTAAAAT GGTGTGTTACAATCGAGCGCCGCGTCACCGTTTGGTCCTGACCTTCATCTTATCTGCCCTGTGGCACGGCATTTACCCAGGATACTATTTCACCTTCATCACTGCCATCCCAGTCACGCTGGCAGCACGAGCT GTACGAAAATCCTTCCGTCACTACTTCTTGGGTTCTAGAAGTTTAAAGCTGGCTTACGACGTTTTGACGTGGGCTTCCACACAGTTGGCCATTTGCTACATGGTCATGCCCTTTCTACTGTTGGCAGTAGAACCCACCATGGTCTATTACAG GTCCATGTACTTCTACATGCACATCCTCAGCATCTTAGCTGTGATTGTCCTGCATCCCAAATTCAAGAGCAAAGTAATTTCTGCCATCACAAAGGCCACCACACACATCTCGTTTTCCCAGTGTCTATCTGTCCACTGTAACAACAACGACAAAACGCACTGA
- the LOC125975111 gene encoding transmembrane protein 65, which translates to MLPRLRGVLRPVLYLQAGRRSLQAEPLAVSAAELPVSALVQRRHLGTHPLNEPVEPLNSPQGAKEFIYSLHPSERTCLLRELHKFESIAIAQGQLEIAPPTAAQLRYVLLHNALPFVGFGFLDNCIMIVAGTQIELSIGVILGISTMAAAALGNLVSDLAGLGLAGYVEALASRLGMQIPDLSPKQADMWQTRVSSHSGKAIGVGIGCILGMFPLLFFSDDDDKKKAAKNANKDKTQTAKTANDSNLCSSLRSGSTPHANASMGVKDL; encoded by the exons ATGTTGCCCCGCCTGCGGGGAGTTTTGCGGCCCGTCCTCTACCTGCAAGCCGGTAGAAGGTCGCTCCAAGCCGAACCCTTGGCAGTGTCGGCTGCAGAGCTTCCGGTCTCCGCGCTGGTCCAGCGGCGTCACCTCGGCACACACCCGCTGAACGAGCCCGTGGAGCCCCTCAACTCGCCACAAGGGGCCAAGGAGTTTATTTATAGCCTCCATCCGTCTGAAAGAACCTGCTTACTACGGGAACTGCACAAGTTCGAGTCCATCGCCATAGCTCAAG GGCAGCTGGAAATAGCGCCCCCTACTGCAGCACAATTAAGATATG TTCTCCTGCACAATGCACTCCCTTTTGTTGGATTTGGATTTCTGGACAACTGCATTATGATTGTTGCC GGCACACAGATAGAATTGTCTATTGGCGTGATCCTTGGCATTTCCACTATGGCAG CTGCTGCTCTTGGCAATTTGGTGTCCGATCTGGCAGGACTCGG GCTGGCAGGTTACGTGGAGGCTCTGGCATCTCGACTGGGGATGCAGATTCCTGACCTGAGTCCAAAGCAGGCCGACATGTGGCAGACCAGAGTCAGCTCCCACTCG GGCAAAGCCATCGGCGTGGGCATCGGTTGCATCCTGGGCATGttccccctcctcttcttcagTGACGACGATGACAAGAAAAAGGCAGCCAAGAACGCCAACAAGGACAAGACGCAAACGGCTAAAACTGCCAATGACAGCAA TTTGTGTTCCAGCTTGAGAAGTGGTTCCACGCCGCATGCTAATGCCAGCATGGGTGTAAAGGATTTGTAG